One Nitrospirota bacterium DNA segment encodes these proteins:
- the pstC gene encoding phosphate ABC transporter permease subunit PstC — protein sequence MDWLFRKGVLLVALSIVGLTLLLAWELFLHSRLPIEKFGWSFLWKTTWDPVGEVFGALPFLYGTLVTSFLALLIAVPVGLGMAIFLSELVSPWVANPISLLVELLAAIPSVIYGLIGIFVLVPLMRNSGEPFLKQMLGFLPFFQGTPYGVGMLTAGILLAIMILPFIISVSREILLSVPNTQREAILSLGATRWEMIRIAVIPYARSGIFGSVFLALARALGETMAVTMVIGNRPDIKLSLFEPSYSMTAIIANEFSEATSDLYIQSLIEIGLILFGVTILIHALARILVYRVTSKVEGRT from the coding sequence ATGGACTGGCTCTTCCGTAAGGGGGTGTTACTGGTGGCTCTGTCTATTGTGGGGCTTACCCTTCTGCTCGCATGGGAGCTTTTTCTTCATTCGAGGCTCCCGATTGAAAAATTTGGATGGTCTTTCCTCTGGAAAACCACCTGGGATCCGGTGGGAGAGGTCTTTGGAGCGCTCCCCTTTTTATACGGAACCCTGGTCACCTCTTTCCTGGCTCTCCTGATCGCGGTCCCGGTCGGTCTTGGAATGGCGATTTTTCTCTCAGAATTGGTTTCACCGTGGGTGGCAAACCCGATTAGCCTTCTGGTCGAACTTTTAGCCGCTATTCCAAGCGTCATTTATGGATTGATCGGAATATTTGTTCTGGTTCCCCTGATGCGAAACAGCGGAGAACCTTTTCTCAAACAGATGTTAGGATTTCTCCCTTTTTTTCAGGGAACCCCTTACGGGGTGGGGATGCTGACCGCGGGGATTTTACTGGCTATCATGATCCTTCCTTTTATTATATCGGTATCCCGTGAGATTCTCCTCTCTGTTCCAAACACTCAGCGGGAAGCTATTTTATCCCTGGGTGCAACCCGGTGGGAGATGATCCGGATTGCGGTCATTCCCTATGCCCGCTCCGGAATTTTCGGTTCTGTTTTTCTTGCCCTCGCCCGCGCATTAGGAGAAACAATGGCCGTCACCATGGTGATTGGAAACCGGCCCGACATCAAACTTTCTCTGTTTGAGCCCTCCTATTCCATGACCGCCATTATCGCCAACGAATTTTCCGAAGCGACTTCAGATTTGTATATCCAGTCTTTAATCGAAATCGGCTTAATTCTATTTGGGGTGACTATCCTGATCCACGCACTTGCCCGTATCCTGGTTTACAGGGTTACCTCAAAAGTCGAAGGACGAACCTGA
- the pstB gene encoding phosphate ABC transporter ATP-binding protein, translated as MPITKPVFEIENLHAWFGETHVLKNIQMITMARQITAVIGPSGCGKSTFIRCLNRLHEVIPAAKVSGTVRLDGQDIYTPQMDPVLVRRRVGMVFQKANPFPTMSIYENVASGMRLNGLRNKPLLDERVEQSLKKAVLWDEVKEVLQHSALSLSGGQQQRLCIARALAVEPEVLLLDEPTSALDPIATARIEELLLDLKKSYSVVIVTHNMQQAARIADYTAFFLLGEMIEYGDTRQIFTNPKDHRTEDYITGRFG; from the coding sequence ATGCCCATCACAAAACCGGTATTTGAAATAGAAAACCTTCATGCATGGTTTGGGGAGACCCATGTCCTCAAGAATATTCAGATGATCACGATGGCCCGGCAGATCACCGCGGTGATCGGTCCGTCCGGATGCGGAAAGTCGACTTTTATCCGCTGTTTAAACCGGTTGCATGAGGTCATCCCGGCCGCAAAAGTATCCGGGACCGTCCGTTTGGATGGCCAGGATATTTACACCCCGCAGATGGACCCTGTTCTGGTCCGGCGCCGGGTAGGAATGGTTTTTCAAAAAGCCAACCCCTTCCCCACCATGTCGATCTATGAAAATGTCGCTTCCGGTATGAGACTTAACGGCCTGAGAAACAAACCGCTTCTTGATGAACGGGTTGAACAATCTTTAAAAAAGGCCGTTTTATGGGATGAAGTAAAAGAGGTACTCCAACACTCAGCCCTCAGTCTTTCAGGCGGACAACAACAGCGCCTTTGCATCGCGCGCGCACTGGCAGTTGAACCCGAAGTCCTTTTGCTTGACGAGCCGACCTCCGCGCTCGATCCCATTGCCACAGCCCGGATTGAAGAGCTGTTGTTAGACTTGAAAAAATCTTACAGTGTGGTTATTGTCACCCATAACATGCAGCAGGCCGCGCGGATCGCCGACTATACCGCTTTTTTCCTTCTCGGAGAAATGATTGAGTATGGGGATACCCGGCAGATCTTTACCAACCCGAAAGACCACCGGACGGAAGATTACATTACAGGGAGATTTGGATAA
- a CDS encoding tetratricopeptide repeat protein, with translation MKAAIYEKSEKSNMNPAGRAEHLSNLGRIYFSMEIYDKAESFYLEALELLRESLEKNHPNIGVTLNNLGGLYYLQGHSDRAAALYEQAIAIYEKTLELDHPYLAILLNNLAEVYKVRGRYREAQVLYNRALTILEKIAGEENPYIEMTLPARLNVFPSMI, from the coding sequence GTGAAAGCAGCCATTTATGAAAAGAGTGAGAAGTCGAATATGAACCCTGCCGGCCGGGCGGAACACCTGAGTAATCTCGGGAGGATTTATTTTTCAATGGAAATCTATGATAAAGCGGAGTCTTTTTATCTGGAAGCCCTTGAATTGCTTAGAGAGTCTCTGGAGAAGAATCATCCGAACATCGGAGTGACTTTAAATAACCTTGGTGGTTTATATTATCTTCAAGGACACTCTGACCGGGCCGCGGCTCTTTATGAACAGGCCATTGCAATTTATGAAAAAACCCTTGAACTTGACCATCCCTACCTGGCGATTTTGCTTAACAACCTTGCCGAAGTGTATAAGGTTCGGGGTCGGTACAGGGAAGCGCAGGTTCTTTACAATAGGGCCCTGACTATTCTGGAGAAAATTGCCGGGGAGGAGAACCCATATATCGAAATGACACTACCCGCCCGGCTGAATGTGTTCCCTTCGATGATCTAA
- a CDS encoding methyltransferase domain-containing protein yields the protein MAQASAALTNWILTRPPVRRALDYGCGKLRYAPYLARQCSQLGLVDSNVQLDRSQVIAGRRTTVKRYAQRHWPSCRIYAIEEFWHGIEEKYDFVLCSNVLSAIPSYHLRNRSLKAIMSCLRQKGECLFVNQYTNSEFHKARNRPEAIDHLDGWILASQKSASYYGILDRAKTIRILRAIGFRILEAWIDGQSAFVLVGCG from the coding sequence ATGGCACAGGCTTCAGCCGCTCTTACCAATTGGATTCTCACAAGACCTCCCGTTCGTCGCGCGCTGGACTACGGATGTGGCAAACTTCGATATGCACCGTACCTTGCGCGCCAGTGCTCCCAATTGGGACTGGTTGATTCAAATGTACAACTTGATCGCTCTCAGGTCATCGCTGGCCGCCGCACCACAGTCAAACGGTATGCCCAGAGACACTGGCCCTCTTGCAGAATTTACGCGATAGAGGAATTTTGGCATGGGATTGAGGAAAAGTACGATTTCGTACTTTGTTCAAACGTATTGTCTGCGATCCCTTCATACCACCTTCGGAACCGATCGCTTAAAGCCATCATGTCCTGCTTACGTCAGAAAGGAGAATGTCTTTTTGTGAATCAGTACACGAACTCGGAGTTTCACAAAGCGCGAAACCGTCCCGAAGCAATAGATCACCTCGATGGCTGGATTCTCGCGTCTCAAAAGAGTGCCAGCTACTATGGGATTTTGGACCGTGCGAAGACCATACGGATCCTTCGTGCAATCGGTTTCCGAATTCTTGAGGCATGGATAGACGGACAGTCTGCTTTCGTTTTGGTTGGATGTGGTTGA
- a CDS encoding helix-turn-helix domain-containing protein encodes MEVEKDLLKIRLDLLNLAKEIKNVSEACRIMGISRQHYYSLFKAYQEKGLRD; translated from the coding sequence ATGGAAGTTGAAAAAGATCTTCTTAAAATCAGATTGGATTTACTCAATCTGGCGAAAGAGATCAAGAATGTTTCAGAAGCGTGCCGCATCATGGGAATTTCGCGCCAGCATTATTATAGTCTCTTTAAGGCCTATCAGGAAAAAGGTTTGAGGGACTAA
- the pstS gene encoding phosphate ABC transporter substrate-binding protein PstS: MNFKLTLTSLLIGLGLVIGGVTSSHAADALLINGAGATFPYPIYSKWFDEFGKKHPELHFNYQSVGSGAGIRQVGEMTVDFGATDGPMTDDQLKASKQKLLHFPTVLGADVPTYNIPEVSAELNFTGEVLANIFLGKVTKWNDSAIAGANPGVNLPDKEIMVIHRSDGSGTTYIWTDFLSKVSPEWDQKVGKGTSVNWPVGLGGKGNEGVSGLIKQTPYSIGYVELIYAVQNHLSYGKIQNKEGHFIKATLETVSEAAAGALKTMPEDFRVSITNPPGKGVYPASSFTWLLIPEEIKDLKKRKAIVEFLKWMIHDGQAYTKDLAYAPLPKEVVQKEERAISKIK; this comes from the coding sequence ATGAACTTCAAATTAACATTAACATCATTATTAATAGGGTTAGGTCTGGTTATAGGAGGAGTCACCTCCTCCCATGCCGCAGACGCATTACTCATCAACGGGGCGGGAGCGACTTTTCCCTATCCCATTTATTCCAAATGGTTTGATGAATTCGGGAAAAAACATCCTGAGCTTCATTTTAACTATCAATCGGTCGGGAGCGGCGCCGGAATCCGACAGGTTGGTGAAATGACGGTTGATTTTGGAGCCACCGACGGGCCGATGACCGATGACCAGCTCAAGGCGAGCAAACAAAAGCTCCTTCATTTTCCTACCGTGTTGGGAGCCGACGTTCCGACTTACAATATTCCTGAAGTGAGCGCCGAATTAAACTTTACCGGAGAGGTTCTGGCCAATATTTTCCTTGGCAAGGTGACCAAGTGGAACGATTCTGCAATTGCCGGGGCAAACCCGGGAGTGAATCTTCCTGATAAAGAGATCATGGTGATCCATCGTTCAGACGGTTCCGGAACTACCTATATCTGGACCGATTTTTTGTCCAAAGTCAGCCCGGAATGGGATCAAAAAGTGGGTAAAGGGACCTCGGTGAACTGGCCGGTGGGTTTGGGAGGCAAAGGAAACGAAGGGGTCAGTGGATTGATCAAACAGACTCCCTATTCAATCGGTTATGTGGAACTGATTTATGCCGTTCAGAACCATCTCAGTTATGGCAAGATCCAGAATAAGGAAGGTCATTTTATTAAAGCCACTTTAGAGACAGTGAGTGAAGCGGCGGCAGGGGCCTTAAAGACCATGCCGGAAGATTTTCGGGTTTCCATTACGAATCCTCCGGGAAAGGGGGTTTATCCCGCTTCAAGCTTTACTTGGCTTTTAATCCCCGAAGAGATTAAAGACCTGAAAAAAAGGAAAGCCATTGTCGAATTTTTAAAATGGATGATCCATGACGGGCAGGCCTATACCAAAGATCTTGCTTACGCACCTCTTCCGAAGGAAGTGGTCCAGAAGGAAGAGCGCGCTATTTCGAAGATCAAATAG
- the rplU gene encoding 50S ribosomal protein L21 — MSYAIIKNGGKQYQVTPGATVDLEKIEGNLGDTVELTQVALLHLDNQEIKVGNPLVGNAKVTAEIVLQDRSRKILIFKKKRRKNYRRTRGHRQSFTRVKIKDITV; from the coding sequence ATGTCATACGCAATTATTAAAAATGGCGGAAAGCAATATCAGGTCACGCCAGGCGCCACGGTGGACCTGGAAAAAATCGAAGGAAACCTTGGGGATACGGTAGAATTGACTCAGGTCGCCCTTCTTCATTTGGATAATCAAGAGATAAAGGTAGGAAATCCTCTGGTCGGGAATGCCAAAGTGACCGCTGAAATTGTTTTACAGGATAGATCCCGGAAAATTCTGATCTTTAAGAAAAAAAGGCGGAAAAACTATCGCAGGACAAGAGGACACCGCCAGTCTTTTACCCGGGTCAAGATTAAAGACATTACGGTATAG
- the rpmA gene encoding 50S ribosomal protein L27 has protein sequence MAHKKGVGSSKNGRDSNSQRLGVKRFGGEFVTAGSIIVRQRGTAFHPGSNVGIGRDDTLFSKIDGQIKFETKSNKRKFVSVYPAPSAQA, from the coding sequence ATGGCACATAAAAAAGGGGTCGGCTCATCAAAAAATGGACGCGACAGTAATTCCCAGCGGTTGGGTGTAAAACGTTTTGGGGGAGAATTTGTCACGGCCGGTTCAATTATTGTTCGTCAAAGAGGAACCGCCTTTCATCCCGGATCCAACGTAGGGATCGGCAGGGATGATACTCTTTTTTCAAAGATTGATGGCCAGATCAAATTTGAAACTAAATCAAACAAAAGAAAGTTTGTGAGCGTTTACCCCGCCCCTTCTGCCCAAGCGTAA
- a CDS encoding tyrosine-type recombinase/integrase, which produces MPKLTKTIIDSTDPPEQGQIFVRDDLFAGFALRVTSGGFKSFVWEGKIKGQTKRVTLGQYGVLTLDQARARAFETKARILKGEDPAREKKEKHGEITFKDLSEKYLEQHAKIFKKTWEKDKSRIDNHLENWKGRRLSTFSRDEITKLHQRIGADNGKYEANRIIDLIRKIFNCALDWGMMPEGLMNPAVRIKKFPEEKRDRFLTPDEVKKFMGALELEPDEYWRAYFALSLLTGARRSELLSARWEDIDFSTAILRIPMTKAGRPHQVPIPKAALKILEELPSLKKSEWLFPGPGKTGHLTEPKSAWRRIIKKAELQKVRIHDLRRTLGSWLAAEGASLILIGKTLNHSNVSTSAIYARLNQDPVRKALEANSLKMLGIKPKKKAKKKRSQKVDR; this is translated from the coding sequence ATGCCGAAACTGACAAAAACAATTATAGATTCAACCGATCCCCCAGAGCAAGGTCAAATCTTCGTGAGAGACGATCTTTTCGCCGGTTTCGCCCTCCGCGTGACCTCAGGAGGGTTCAAATCCTTCGTCTGGGAGGGAAAGATCAAAGGCCAAACAAAGCGGGTTACCCTGGGGCAATATGGTGTTTTGACCCTGGATCAGGCCAGAGCCAGGGCCTTTGAGACCAAAGCCCGGATTTTAAAAGGAGAGGATCCTGCAAGAGAGAAAAAAGAAAAGCATGGGGAAATTACTTTCAAAGACCTTTCGGAAAAATATCTAGAACAACATGCGAAGATTTTTAAAAAGACCTGGGAAAAGGATAAATCCAGAATTGATAATCATCTTGAAAACTGGAAGGGGAGAAGGCTTTCAACTTTCTCACGGGACGAAATTACGAAGCTCCATCAAAGAATAGGGGCTGACAATGGTAAATACGAGGCCAATAGAATTATCGATCTAATCCGGAAGATTTTTAATTGTGCTCTCGACTGGGGAATGATGCCGGAAGGGTTAATGAATCCGGCCGTCAGGATCAAGAAATTCCCCGAAGAGAAAAGGGACCGCTTTTTAACTCCCGATGAAGTGAAGAAATTCATGGGAGCTTTAGAATTAGAGCCGGATGAATATTGGAGGGCATACTTTGCTCTATCACTTCTTACCGGAGCAAGAAGAAGTGAGCTTCTTTCCGCAAGGTGGGAAGATATTGATTTTAGTACTGCCATTTTGAGGATCCCGATGACTAAAGCCGGCCGGCCGCATCAGGTTCCCATACCAAAGGCCGCTTTAAAGATTTTGGAAGAGCTTCCAAGTTTGAAAAAATCAGAATGGCTTTTCCCAGGTCCTGGGAAAACCGGCCACTTAACCGAACCTAAATCAGCTTGGCGCAGGATTATCAAAAAGGCCGAATTACAAAAGGTCAGGATCCACGATTTAAGGCGGACACTTGGAAGCTGGTTGGCCGCGGAAGGAGCGAGCTTAATCTTGATCGGAAAGACCCTGAATCACTCCAATGTTTCAACTTCCGCAATTTACGCCAGATTAAATCAAGATCCCGTCCGGAAAGCCTTAGAGGCCAATTCTTTAAAAATGTTAGGGATCAAGCCTAAAAAAAAGGCCAAGAAGAAACGAAGTCAAAAAGTTGACCGGTAA
- the phoU gene encoding phosphate signaling complex protein PhoU, with amino-acid sequence MERHFDLELNELKEKILRMGAMVEEQITNAIKALTERNSDLARKVISNDHLVNAFDVEIDEDCLRLIALHQPMARDLRFLTTAMKTSTELERMSDLAENISERTIELNEEVELKSVKAYADLRQMAKYTQQMVKESLDAFVNRNGDLARKVCKNDDKVDQLNHQIFHELLALMLEEHHSISQAVRVTFISKYLERVADHATNIAELVVYLIEGKIIRHTTLPE; translated from the coding sequence ATGGAAAGGCACTTTGATCTTGAGTTAAACGAACTCAAAGAAAAGATTCTTCGTATGGGGGCCATGGTTGAAGAACAGATTACCAATGCCATTAAGGCTTTGACCGAACGGAATTCCGATCTGGCCAGAAAGGTCATCTCTAATGATCATCTGGTCAACGCTTTTGACGTGGAAATTGACGAAGATTGTTTACGGCTCATCGCCCTTCATCAGCCGATGGCAAGGGACTTGCGGTTCCTCACCACCGCCATGAAAACGTCTACCGAGCTGGAAAGAATGAGCGATCTTGCTGAAAATATTTCAGAGCGGACGATTGAACTCAATGAAGAGGTGGAATTAAAGTCCGTCAAAGCTTATGCCGACCTTCGGCAGATGGCTAAATATACCCAGCAAATGGTCAAGGAGTCGCTTGATGCGTTTGTCAACCGGAACGGCGATCTGGCGCGGAAAGTCTGCAAAAACGATGACAAGGTCGACCAGTTGAACCACCAGATTTTTCATGAGCTTTTAGCCCTGATGCTGGAGGAGCATCACTCCATCAGTCAGGCGGTACGGGTTACTTTCATCTCAAAATACCTCGAACGGGTGGCAGACCACGCGACCAATATTGCCGAACTGGTGGTTTATCTGATCGAAGGGAAAATTATCCGCCATACCACTCTCCCCGAGTAA
- a CDS encoding Spx/MgsR family RNA polymerase-binding regulatory protein, with translation MLKIYHYAKCQSCVKARKLLAQKKHQLEEIDITTSPPSFSDLKTLIQKSGRPYTDFLNRSGVQYREKNMKERVKTLSENEVIKMLSEEGRLIKRPIVTDGKKVTVGFNPEEFKKTW, from the coding sequence ATGCTTAAAATTTATCATTACGCAAAATGCCAGAGTTGTGTTAAAGCCAGAAAACTTCTTGCTCAGAAAAAACATCAACTGGAAGAAATCGATATTACCACCTCTCCCCCCTCTTTTTCAGACCTAAAAACCTTAATCCAAAAGAGCGGCAGGCCTTATACCGACTTTTTAAATAGAAGCGGCGTTCAATACCGTGAAAAAAACATGAAGGAACGGGTTAAAACCCTTTCTGAAAACGAGGTCATCAAAATGCTCAGCGAGGAAGGGCGTTTGATTAAGAGACCTATTGTAACAGATGGAAAAAAGGTGACGGTAGGATTTAATCCAGAAGAATTCAAAAAAACCTGGTAA
- a CDS encoding EVE domain-containing protein translates to MPKRYWLLKSEPSVFSVEDLRNSENQTACWDGVRNYQARNFLRDDIKVGDGVLFYHSSVDPVGIAGEAAVVREGYPDKSAFDPADVHYDPKFNPNKPSWFTVDIQLIRACREMITLKKLRSIPGLQEMKLLQRGMRLSVQPVRPEEWAIIMKLSEWEK, encoded by the coding sequence ATGCCGAAGCGGTACTGGCTTTTGAAATCGGAACCGAGTGTTTTCTCCGTTGAAGATCTAAGAAACTCCGAAAATCAGACCGCCTGCTGGGATGGTGTGCGAAACTATCAGGCCAGAAATTTCTTACGGGATGACATCAAGGTTGGCGATGGAGTCCTTTTTTATCACAGTAGCGTTGACCCGGTTGGAATCGCCGGAGAGGCGGCTGTTGTACGTGAAGGATACCCTGACAAATCGGCTTTTGATCCCGCAGATGTTCATTATGATCCGAAATTCAACCCCAACAAGCCGTCCTGGTTCACGGTCGACATTCAATTGATCCGGGCCTGCAGAGAGATGATCACCCTTAAAAAACTGAGATCGATCCCCGGTCTTCAAGAGATGAAACTCCTCCAACGGGGAATGCGCCTGTCGGTTCAACCGGTCAGGCCTGAGGAATGGGCAATCATCATGAAACTTTCCGAATGGGAAAAATAG
- a CDS encoding acyl-CoA dehydrogenase family protein, which produces MTFRGVDFLSLDDELTEEERMIRNEIRAWVSKEVIPEMARHFEAGTFPLHLISQMGSLNLLGASLDPRYRGAGLNSVASGLISQELERGDSGLRSFVSVQSNLVMWPIAEYGSETQKERWLPKMAQGKAIGCFGLTEPDFGSNPEGLVTRARRDHSTFILNGTKMWITNGSIADLALIWARDDQEVIRGFLIEKGTPGFHQNKITGKFSLRASDTAELILEDVRVPEANALPGAIGLKTALRCLNQARYGIAWGAIGASMACYETALNFAKTRVQFARPIAGYQLVQQKLVDMLTEITKIQLFSLKMGRLKEQKKLNHFQISMGKRNNVFHALQIARTARDILGANGIMYEHQIARHLCNLEAVYTYEGTHDIHTLIIGEEITGLSAFS; this is translated from the coding sequence ATGACTTTTCGAGGGGTTGATTTCTTAAGTCTTGATGACGAACTGACCGAAGAAGAGCGAATGATCCGGAACGAGATCCGGGCATGGGTTTCAAAAGAGGTCATCCCGGAGATGGCACGCCACTTTGAGGCCGGCACTTTTCCTCTTCACCTTATCTCTCAGATGGGGAGTCTTAACCTTCTGGGAGCCTCCCTTGACCCCCGGTATAGAGGCGCAGGGTTAAACAGCGTCGCTTCGGGTTTGATCAGCCAGGAGTTGGAGCGGGGAGACAGCGGGCTGAGAAGTTTTGTTTCGGTTCAATCCAATCTGGTGATGTGGCCAATCGCGGAATATGGATCCGAAACGCAAAAAGAGCGCTGGCTCCCGAAAATGGCCCAGGGAAAAGCAATCGGCTGCTTTGGATTGACAGAACCCGATTTCGGGTCAAACCCGGAGGGGCTGGTGACCCGTGCCAGACGTGACCATTCAACGTTTATCCTAAATGGGACAAAAATGTGGATTACCAACGGATCGATTGCCGATCTGGCCCTGATCTGGGCCAGAGACGACCAGGAGGTGATCCGCGGGTTTCTGATTGAAAAAGGAACGCCGGGATTCCATCAAAATAAAATTACCGGAAAATTCTCGCTTCGGGCGTCGGATACGGCAGAGCTGATTCTGGAAGATGTCCGGGTGCCGGAAGCGAATGCTCTCCCCGGCGCCATCGGCCTTAAAACCGCGTTGCGATGTCTCAACCAGGCCCGATATGGCATTGCCTGGGGAGCCATCGGCGCCTCAATGGCCTGTTACGAAACCGCTCTGAATTTTGCAAAAACCCGGGTGCAATTCGCCCGGCCGATTGCCGGTTATCAGCTGGTACAGCAGAAGCTGGTCGATATGCTGACTGAAATTACCAAGATACAGCTCTTTTCTCTAAAAATGGGGAGGCTGAAAGAGCAAAAAAAGTTAAACCATTTTCAAATTTCAATGGGGAAGAGAAATAACGTCTTCCATGCCCTTCAGATTGCCCGGACCGCCCGGGACATTCTGGGGGCCAACGGGATCATGTATGAACATCAGATTGCCCGCCACCTTTGCAACCTCGAAGCGGTCTATACCTACGAAGGAACCCATGATATTCATACGCTGATCATCGGCGAAGAGATTACCGGCCTCTCAGCTTTTTCCTGA
- a CDS encoding type II toxin-antitoxin system VapC family toxin — MSGRYLLDTNIIIALFSEDPKIHKHITNPLEIFIPAIAIGELYFGAYKSGRMKENHARIDEFARSSTVLSCDTETAKRYGDIKNRLKEKGRPIPENDLWIAAIAQQYDLTLVSRDTHFDNVEELQVEVW; from the coding sequence GTGAGTGGTAGATATCTCCTCGATACAAATATAATCATCGCTCTCTTTTCTGAAGACCCCAAAATTCACAAGCACATTACAAATCCCTTGGAAATTTTTATCCCGGCTATTGCTATTGGGGAGTTGTATTTTGGAGCATATAAGTCTGGGAGAATGAAAGAGAATCATGCCCGTATAGATGAATTTGCCCGAAGCTCTACAGTGCTTTCATGTGATACTGAAACAGCAAAAAGATATGGGGATATAAAAAATCGCTTGAAAGAAAAGGGCCGGCCGATCCCTGAAAACGACTTGTGGATTGCAGCCATTGCCCAGCAATATGACCTTACATTGGTTTCACGGGACACTCACTTCGATAACGTGGAGGAGTTACAGGTTGAAGTATGGTAG
- the pstA gene encoding phosphate ABC transporter permease PstA — protein MLFLTGLCTLLILSVLCFILSYIVVHGLPGLHLNFFTQLPKPVGESGGGMAHAVVGTLKLLGLTGLIGIPLGLIGGLYLSEYGQKNLIGFMVRYASDLLNALPSIVVGIFAYILIVLPMGHFSALSGGVALAFILIPITIRNTEEVLKLVPASIREAALALGVPEWKMICFVVVPTAGRGIMTGVLLGLARVAGETAPLLFTAFGNMYWNQTILEPVASLPVMIYTYAISPYEEWHQLAWTAALVLLLLILGINFVSRLLLQWQFKK, from the coding sequence ATGCTCTTTCTGACCGGTCTATGCACCCTTTTAATCCTTTCGGTTCTATGTTTTATTTTAAGTTATATCGTGGTCCATGGCCTGCCTGGTTTGCATCTCAACTTCTTTACCCAACTCCCCAAACCGGTGGGAGAATCCGGGGGGGGGATGGCCCACGCCGTTGTCGGAACCCTTAAACTTCTTGGCCTGACCGGCCTGATTGGCATTCCCCTCGGTTTAATCGGCGGCCTTTACCTTTCGGAATATGGGCAGAAAAACCTGATCGGGTTCATGGTCCGGTATGCCTCCGACCTCCTTAACGCCCTTCCTTCGATCGTGGTCGGTATCTTTGCCTATATCCTGATTGTTCTCCCGATGGGCCATTTTTCGGCCTTATCCGGCGGAGTGGCGCTCGCATTTATTCTGATCCCCATTACGATCAGAAATACGGAAGAAGTCTTAAAACTGGTCCCCGCGTCGATCCGCGAAGCCGCCCTTGCCCTCGGGGTGCCGGAATGGAAAATGATCTGTTTCGTGGTCGTCCCGACAGCCGGCAGGGGGATTATGACAGGAGTTTTATTGGGTCTGGCCCGTGTTGCCGGCGAAACGGCTCCTCTGTTGTTTACCGCTTTTGGAAACATGTACTGGAATCAAACTATCCTTGAACCGGTTGCCTCTCTCCCGGTAATGATTTATACTTATGCCATTTCACCTTATGAGGAATGGCATCAACTTGCATGGACAGCGGCCCTGGTGCTTCTCCTGTTGATCCTTGGAATTAATTTCGTGTCACGCTTGCTCCTTCAATGGCAATTCAAGAAATGA